The sequence CGAAGGCGTGCATCGCGATCAGGACCTCTACCGCAAGGAAGCGTTCGGTCCGGTCGCGATCCTCGAGACATTCAGCGATTTCGACCAGGCGCTGATGACGGTCAACGACAGCGATTTTGGCCTGCAGGCCGGCATCTTCACCGATTCGCTCGCGCACGCGCACCGGGCGTGGGACGTGCTCGAAGTGGGCGGTGTGGTGATCAACGATGTGCCGTCGTTCCGCGTCGACAACATGCCGTACGGCGGGGTCAAGGATTCGGGCCTCGGGCGCGAGGGCATCCGCTACGCGATCGAGGACATGACCGAGCCGCGCCTCATGGTGATGCGCGATCTGCGCTAAAGCCGCGCTGTCATGCCGTTGCCGTCTGCCGAGGCTACGCTGGTGGGCGTTTGTGCCGCTGGCGCCAGCGTCTGCGGGCGCTAGCGGCACGGTGATACAATACCGGCCTTTCCGGCGGGGATTGCGCGCCGCTGCGGGCTTGCCCGCGGCGGGCGTCCGCCGGCCCGGAGCCGTCCACACATTCGGTTCGTCACATTGGGCAACCGTGGCTCCGCCTTCATTTCGATGCCTTCGAGCGGCTGTTGCCGCTGCCGTCCGCGCTTCACCGACACGACGCCCCACGGCGCATTTTTAGCGAAAGCCACCATGTCCGATCCAGCTGTCACGCCTGTCCAACCGACCTTCGATCAGTTCGGCCTCGCCGCCGATATCCTGAAAGCCATCGCGGAGCAGGGCTACACGACGCCCACGCCGATCCAGGCGCAGGCGATTCCGGTCGTGCTGTCCGGCCGCGACGTGATGGGCGCGGCGCAAACCGGCACCGGCAAGACGGCGAGCTTCTCGCTGCCGATCATCCAGCGGCTGCTGCCGCAAGCTAGCACGAGCGCGTCGCCGGCGCGCCACCCGGTCCGCGCGCTGATCCTCACGCCGACGCGCGAACTCGCCGACCAGGTTGCCGCGAACGTGCAGTCCTACGCGAAGCACACGCCGCTGCGCAGTGCCGTGGTGTTCGGCGGGGTCGACATGAATCCGCAATCGGCCGAGCTGCGGCGCGGCGTCGAAATCTTGATCGCGACGCCGGGGCGTTTGCTCGATCACGTTCAGCAGAAGACCGCGAATCTCGGCCAAGTGCAGATGCTCGTGCTCGACGAAGCCGACCGCATGCTCGACATGGGCTTCCTGCCCGACTTGCAGCGCATCCTGAACCTGCTGCCGAAAGAGCGCCAGACGCTGCTCTTTTCCGCGACGTTTTCGGGTGAAATCAAGAAGCTCGCGTCGACCTACCTGCGCAACCCGCAGACGATCGAAGTCGCGCGCAGCAATTCGACGGCCACCAACGTGACGCAGATCGTCTACGAAGTGGCCGAAGGCGACAAGCAGCCGGCGGTCGTGCAGTTGATCCGCCAGCGCGGCTTGAAGCAGGTCATCGTGTTCTGCAACAGCAAGATCGGGGCGGGGCGTTTGGCTCGCCAGCTCGAGCGCGACGGCGTCGTGGCGACGGCGATTCACGGCGACAAGTCGCAGCTCGAGCGGATGCAGGCACTCGATGCATTCAAGCGCGGCGAGGTCGAAGCGCTGGTGGCGACCGACGTCGCCGCGCGCG comes from Trinickia violacea and encodes:
- a CDS encoding DEAD/DEAH box helicase, which encodes MSDPAVTPVQPTFDQFGLAADILKAIAEQGYTTPTPIQAQAIPVVLSGRDVMGAAQTGTGKTASFSLPIIQRLLPQASTSASPARHPVRALILTPTRELADQVAANVQSYAKHTPLRSAVVFGGVDMNPQSAELRRGVEILIATPGRLLDHVQQKTANLGQVQMLVLDEADRMLDMGFLPDLQRILNLLPKERQTLLFSATFSGEIKKLASTYLRNPQTIEVARSNSTATNVTQIVYEVAEGDKQPAVVQLIRQRGLKQVIVFCNSKIGAGRLARQLERDGVVATAIHGDKSQLERMQALDAFKRGEVEALVATDVAARGLDIAELPAVINFDLPFNAEDYVHRIGRTGRAGASGDALSLCSPNEKKQLADIEKLIKRPLDVERLTVDAPVRHHSEARGRRDRDDRDERSSRRRTGTFERTHHRHAPIDDFFLKPYEPSPSALKRDEAPAPEPAAKPATKQPLAALLGGFGMPRKTTSS